The proteins below come from a single Maylandia zebra isolate NMK-2024a linkage group LG23, Mzebra_GT3a, whole genome shotgun sequence genomic window:
- the LOC112430427 gene encoding copper-transporting ATPase 2-like yields the protein MHCQSCVQSIQGQIGELQGVSHIQVSLQDKAALIVFQPLLVTHEELRDKIEDMGFDTALLSEDPSVEDLSFWQKKEVDASTQTVTILIGGMTCSSCVQTIEGRISQMTGVRFIAVSLEAEKGTITFDPYLTEPEQLRAAIEDMGFDASLKEPIKSVQSHEKSQPVSFGLSDMSTNRPVVSNGTGSQAPSASSPEIKAQKCFICVTGMTCASCVSNIERNLLKHRGIFSVLVSLMAGKAEVKYDSHVLDATAVTELIKDLGFGAKVIEDNAVAHGKLDLTITGMTCASCVHNIESKLNLTRGILMASVALATNKAQVEFDPEVLGPRDIIKLIQGLGFEARLATWQRPQQTMWKST from the exons ATGCACTGCCAGTCCTGTGTGCAGTCCATTCAGGGACAGATCGGGGAGCTGCAGGGGGTTTCACATATTCAGGTGTCTCTTCAGGACAAAGCAGCGCTGATTGTTTTTCAGCCTCTTCTAGTCACACATGAAGAGCTGAGAGACAAAATTGAGGACATGGGCTTTGATACTGCTTTGTTATCTGAGGACCCATCAGTAGAAGATTTAAGTTTCTGGCAGAAAAAGGAGGTGGATGCCTCCACCCAGACTGTAACCATTTTGATTGGAGGGATGACTTGCAGCTCTTGTGTGCAGACAATAGAAGGGAGGATCTCTCAGATGACTGGAGTGCGGTTCATAGCGGTGTCCCTGGAGGCGGAAAAGGGAACAATAACCTTTGATCCCTATTTGACAGAGCCAGAGCAGCTCAGGGCAGCTATTGAGGACATGGGCTTTGACGCCTCACTTAAAG AACCTATAAAGAGTGTTCAGAGTCATGAAAAGTCCCAGCCTGTAAGCTTTGGACTTTCTGACATGTCGACAAACAGGCCTGTAGTCAGCAATGGGACGGGTTCACAGGCACCATCTGCAAGTTCGCCTGAGATAAAAGCACAGAAATGCTTCATCTGCGTTACGGGGATGACCTGTGCCTCCTGTGTGTCCAACATCGAGAGGAACCTGCTCAAACACAGAG GAATCTTCTCAGTGTTGGTGTCGCTAATGGCCGGTAAGGCAGAGGTGAAGTATGATTCACATGTCCTGGATGCTACTGCAGTGACTGAGCTCATCAAAGACTTGGGCTTTGGTGCCAAAGTGATTGAGGATAATGCAGTAGCACATGGAAAGCTGGACCTCACT ATAACAGGCATGACGTGCGCATCATGTGTCCACAACATCGAGTCCAAGCTCAACTTAACCAGAGGGATCCTCATGGCTTCGGTCGCACTGGCAACCAACAAAGCTCAGGTTGAGTTTGACCCAGAGGTGCTCGGACCTCGGGATATTATCAAGCTCATCCAG GGTCTTGGATTTGAGGCCAGGCTGGCTACATGGCAGCGTCCCCAGCAAACCATGTGGAAGTCAACCTGA